The genome window ACCAAGTATTGATAAAAAGCAGCCTCCTGATGTAGGTACCATTACCCCGATATAATTATCTTCGTATTTTTTTAGAAGTTTGGAGAAAATAATTGAAGCTATTAATGCTTTGGAATAGGTGAATTTTTTGTCGGTAGTCCTATCGATAATAGCTGTTTTTTTTGCATATTTTTTTGCCGACTTAATGAATTCATGGTGTAAAATCACGTTTCTGCCCTCCTTTTTCCAAGACTGTTAATATCTATTTAATGAAAGAAAATGGAATATTCAAGGAATATTTTATTCTTCTTCATGAATAATAATTATTCATATGGAGATATTGTATTGTAATTATTAGTCTTATAGAGATTCTGCATCACATCCTTTTTTAGAAAAAATTTATGTGCTTATTTAAAAATAGTATTAGAATATGTGTTTTGCATAAGTTTAATGAACGGCCCGGGTATAATATCAGAACAGATACCTCGAAATTTTACATATTCCACATGCTTCCTGCCGTCATGGGAACTTTGCGGCATCAGGCAGTCTTTTGTAATGGAAAAATCAGTTACAGGCCTTCCGTTCAGGTTACATAATTTTTCATCAAGTGTTGCATCAAACAGTATCCACTGGCTGTTAAGATAAAGTGATGCTATGCCATGATAGAGAATACGGTTGTCCTTAAGGATTGAATTATTCATAAAGTGATCAATAATTTCAAAGAATGCAATGCCTGCCGGAATGTTAATGCTTCTTGCAATTGCACAGAAAAGTATTGCTTTCTGGGTGCAGAACCCCTGCCCCTTTTGGAAGATGACAGATGCCTTCATATCTTCGGGTTTATCAGTAAGCCGAAATACATACCGTATTTCGTCTCTTATAAAATAAAACAGTTGTCTTATCCTCTGCTCCTCAGACTCAGCAGAGTCTATTATGGATTTTGTATATGCCCTGATTACATCAGAATTGCTGTCAATTGCATCTGTTGTTTTAAGAAAACGGGATATATGTAAAGAATTATTTCTGATCAGCATGAATTACAGCCTGTTTTTCAATGCAGCGTTTTTTGTATTCTTTTGCCAGTTTTCTATGTTTTTTTATTCGTTTTGCAGTCTCTTTATTAACATTTAAACCGATAATTAAATCAGCTTGTCTAATACATTCCTCATATAATCCCAATCCGAAATATGAAAGCATTAATTTCTGCCTTATTTCAGCTTCATTATAGCCGTAATTGGGTGTCCTGTTTTTAATATCTTTAAGTAATTTCAGGTATTGGAATGCAGCATCCTTAAAGTCATTTAATTTGAACAGGCAGTCTGCTATACCCCATTGAAAGAATCTGGACCTTGGGTATCTGTTGATTCCTCTGCGGAAAAGTATTAATGACTTGAAAAAATGTTTCCTGTCATATTCCACCCACGCAAGGCTGTTGATTCCAATCCATTTTGAGAATGTACCTTTATTGACAGCGAGTTCCAAAAGGCGTACGCCTTGTTCACGTTTATCTTTTATCCATGGCAGCCATTTCAGATATTTGTAAAAACGGCCTGACCAGTAATCATAGTTCCCTATACCGAGATAAGCGTCCCATAAAGAGGAATCAATTTTAACTGCTCTGTGAAGATAGCCCATGCCTTTTTTAGCGCTTACAAATCCCTTGATAAGTGCTCCTTCTTTTACCTGAAACATGCCTTTGTATGTATATGAAGATCCAAGATAGAAGAGAGTCCATGAATCATTATTGTTTATTTCTATGGCTGTTTCTCCGATATCAATAGCTCTGTTAATATAACTGTAAAATTCATCAGCCTGGGATGTTGTTTCGAAATCCATCATTTTTGACTGCAGAGTTGCAGCAAGATAGAAATTTCCTGCAATATTGTCAGGTTTCAGCTTTTTCAGGATTTTAAATGTGGACATGGCCGAATCGAACTGGCAGAAGAGTGTCTGGTCAATGCCTCTGCATATGAGCGAGTCTATACTTCCGGAAAACGGGCTTTGCCCGAAAATGCGCAGGGGCAGAAGTGCAGAGCCAAGCAGGATAATAGTAATAATATATTTGGGAACTACTGTTGTTTTCATACAAAAATATCCTGAAGAATAACGTATAAGTTATACTTTGCTGATGAATGTTCTGTACAAAATAGTTTTAATATTTTTAAAACGGATATCTTTAATAAATTTACAAATTTATATGATTTAATGCAAGCAGAGACTACAAATAAAAAAGATAAGTGTGCCCTGTGTATAATTCCTTGTTATATATATTTTAAATATACTATATCCTATGTTTAAATTCCATACAATTGCCAGAAGAGCTTTATTTTTGAGTCAATACTGCTTCAGATGCAAAAGGTGAAATATCTTGCATTTAAACCTTTGATTGGTTATATTTCAGTCTTAAAATTTAAATTGATTTACTAATAGGAGTACCCCGGCTTATGATGCAGATATTGCGTGACAAAATGAAGCATATTATGCTTTTAACCCTGCTTGCATTCCTCGCTACTATTATTTTCAGCTGGGGAATGGGAGGTTTTAAAACAAAACTTACAAAAGCTCAGCAGGGAATTATTGGTGTTGTGGATGGGACACAAATACACTATGAGCAGTTTTTAGCTGCTGTTAATAACCAGCTCGATCGTATTCGTGAGCAAACCGGGAATAATGATATTCCCGAATATCAGATAAAATCCATTCGTGACCAGGTATGGGAATCAATGGTAAGTGAAATTTTGATTCGGGAAGAAATTTCACGTCAGGGGTTACGTATCAGTGATGAAGAAATTGTATACACTCTACGTAACAGGCCTCCTGATTTTATTCGTAATAATGAGCAGTTTCAAACAAATGGAAAATTTGATTTTGCAAAATACCGACAGGCACTGGAAAATCCAAACAATTATCGATCATGGCTGCCGGTTGAGAACTACCTGAGGAATCAATTGCCTGCGCAAAAAATTCAGCAGAGAATAATAGCTTCTGTAAGAGTTACGGAAGATGAGATTCGAAACGAATACATGCTTGAAAACCAGAAAGTAAAAGTACGGTATGCTGGTTTTAAAATTTCTGATATTTCTAATGAGAATATACTTGTTGCTGAAAATGAGATTAAAAAATACTACAAAAATCATAAAGAAAATTTTAAAGTTAACGAACAGCGTAAAATAGAATATGTTGTTTTTCAAAAAATACCTTCAAAGGATGATTCTCTGCAGACATATCAGGATGCGGAAGATATTATCAAGCAGCTGAAAGCGGGATCTGACTTTTCATCTTTTGCTAAAGACTACTCCGAAGACCGGTCAACTGCTGTTAAAGGCGGGGATCTCGGATTTTTCGGTAAAGGTGAAATGGTCAAGCCCTTTGAGGAAG of bacterium contains these proteins:
- a CDS encoding transglutaminase domain-containing protein, which gives rise to MLIRNNSLHISRFLKTTDAIDSNSDVIRAYTKSIIDSAESEEQRIRQLFYFIRDEIRYVFRLTDKPEDMKASVIFQKGQGFCTQKAILFCAIARSINIPAGIAFFEIIDHFMNNSILKDNRILYHGIASLYLNSQWILFDATLDEKLCNLNGRPVTDFSITKDCLMPQSSHDGRKHVEYVKFRGICSDIIPGPFIKLMQNTYSNTIFK
- a CDS encoding peptidylprolyl isomerase, translated to MMQILRDKMKHIMLLTLLAFLATIIFSWGMGGFKTKLTKAQQGIIGVVDGTQIHYEQFLAAVNNQLDRIREQTGNNDIPEYQIKSIRDQVWESMVSEILIREEISRQGLRISDEEIVYTLRNRPPDFIRNNEQFQTNGKFDFAKYRQALENPNNYRSWLPVENYLRNQLPAQKIQQRIIASVRVTEDEIRNEYMLENQKVKVRYAGFKISDISNENILVAENEIKKYYKNHKENFKVNEQRKIEYVVFQKIPSKDDSLQTYQDAEDIIKQLKAGSDFSSFAKDYSEDRSTAVKGGDLGFFGKGEMVKPFEEAAFSAKIRDIIGPVKTRFGLHIIQVLAKKREKGKTKIHARHILIKFIPSPETEENVNTSANYFYEEVTDKSAKPFNVTAKLENYDLKETNPFFKGNFIPGIGVASHINYLAFNNKKGWISRPITINDNIIVFRISDIIGEYIKPQKEVEKVIQATLVRKKKKEKCRILADNFYKSISNGRTFDKAGSEKSIKINETGFFGWNDYIPQVGKNISFTSSAFSLKKGEFSKPIETNDGYFILKVIDKQSISDQAFKSQ